A section of the Rossellomorea marisflavi genome encodes:
- the metC gene encoding cystathionine beta-lyase — protein MSDKKEFSIQTSLIHSNGVDKETGAVSTPIHHATTFHQSDFDQYGNYDYSRSGNPTREKVEEAIAELEGGVRGFAFSSGMAAISTSFLLLSGGDHVLVSEEVYGGTYRMITEVLTKFGIEYSFVDMKDLHEVACAIRPNTKVIYMETPSNPLLNITDIEGVVKLAKAHGCMTFLDNTFMTPLLQRPLSLGVDVVLHSATKFLAGHSDVLAGLAVTGDEEIAKKLAFLQNSFGAVLGVQDCWLLLRGMKTLHVRLKESSESAFKIARFLEKRGEVEHVYYPGLTYHQGHEIQVRQAEGPGAVLSFRLKGADEVKQLIDHIHIPVFAVSLGAVESILSYPSRMSHASMPREERERRGITDGLLRLSVGLENVDELIGDLSKGLDAIASNKPSKIINL, from the coding sequence ATGAGTGATAAAAAGGAGTTCAGCATCCAGACATCCCTCATCCACAGTAATGGAGTGGATAAAGAGACCGGCGCCGTCAGTACGCCGATTCATCATGCGACCACATTCCACCAATCGGATTTTGATCAGTATGGAAACTATGATTACAGCCGTTCGGGTAATCCCACTCGTGAGAAAGTCGAAGAAGCCATCGCGGAACTTGAGGGCGGTGTAAGAGGGTTTGCTTTTTCATCGGGTATGGCAGCCATTTCTACTAGCTTCCTTTTGTTATCAGGCGGAGACCATGTCCTGGTATCTGAAGAGGTGTACGGAGGCACGTATAGGATGATCACGGAAGTATTGACCAAATTCGGGATCGAGTACTCATTCGTCGACATGAAAGATCTTCACGAAGTCGCCTGCGCCATTCGCCCGAATACTAAGGTGATCTATATGGAGACCCCCTCCAATCCGCTGCTCAATATCACCGATATTGAAGGGGTCGTCAAGCTTGCTAAAGCCCATGGGTGTATGACGTTCCTTGATAATACATTCATGACGCCCCTCCTCCAAAGACCGCTCAGTCTCGGAGTGGATGTGGTCCTTCACAGTGCCACAAAGTTCCTTGCCGGCCACAGTGATGTCTTGGCCGGACTCGCCGTCACAGGAGATGAAGAGATTGCCAAAAAGCTCGCATTTTTGCAGAATTCCTTTGGGGCAGTCCTTGGTGTCCAGGACTGCTGGCTGTTGCTTCGCGGGATGAAGACTCTTCATGTGAGATTGAAAGAGTCGTCCGAATCAGCCTTTAAGATTGCCAGATTCCTTGAGAAAAGGGGTGAAGTGGAGCATGTATATTATCCGGGCCTCACGTATCACCAGGGTCATGAAATCCAAGTAAGGCAGGCCGAAGGGCCCGGAGCGGTGCTTTCCTTCCGGCTCAAGGGAGCAGATGAAGTAAAGCAGCTCATCGACCATATCCATATTCCGGTATTTGCTGTGAGCCTGGGGGCAGTGGAGTCGATTTTATCCTATCCTTCAAGGATGTCGCATGCTTCCATGCCTCGTGAAGAAAGGGAAAGAAGAGGGATCACCGATGGTCTTCTCAGACTTTCGGTAGGGCTGGAAAATGTCGATGAACTGATTGGGGATCTTTCCAAAGGTCTGGATGCCATTGCATCAAACAAACCGTCAAAGATCATTAACTTATAG
- a CDS encoding bifunctional homocysteine S-methyltransferase/methylenetetrahydrofolate reductase, with amino-acid sequence MRALLDALSENILIADGAVGTLLYSYGVDRCFEELNLSHPEEIINVHKQYIDAGADIIQTNTYGANYAKLSRYGLQDQVKEINEAAVRLAKKAAGQGTYILGTIGGIRAINQHISIEEVKRGFREQLYCLLLEGVDGILLETYYDFEELKTVLQIVKKETNLPVIAQVSMHETGVLQNGMDIKDALGELELLGADIVGINCRMGPFHMVKSLEGVPLPKSSFLSVYPNASLPNYEEGRFYYAAEPDYFGDISNELRLQGARIIGGCCGTTPAHIKAVKERLISREPIKEKKVITQELIKLKDPHIQKNLLHRKVKEKKTLIVELDPPKHLDTGLFFQGAKALKEEGIDAITLADNPLASPRVSNDAMGTLVQQKFGLDPLVHITCRDRNLIGLQSHLMGLHTLGIHNILAITGDPAKIGDFPGAASVYDLSSIELIELIKQNNDGLSFSGKSLRQRTNFSVGAAFNPNFRHLDASVKRLEKKQHAGADYFISQPVFSCEHLVQIAEATSHLQAPLFIGIMPLISSRNAEFLHHEVPGIKVPDEARKLMKEAEGDPLQSRAVGMEIAKELVETAMELFNGLYIITPFMRYDMSIELIRHANLIEKEKREVPYDHNIV; translated from the coding sequence ATGAGAGCTTTATTGGATGCACTATCTGAAAACATACTGATTGCGGATGGTGCGGTCGGAACCCTCCTATACTCGTATGGGGTGGACCGATGTTTTGAAGAATTGAATCTTTCCCATCCTGAAGAAATCATCAATGTGCATAAGCAATATATAGATGCAGGCGCCGATATTATCCAGACCAATACGTATGGTGCGAATTATGCGAAACTTTCCAGATACGGTCTTCAAGATCAGGTGAAAGAGATCAATGAAGCAGCCGTACGACTGGCGAAAAAGGCAGCCGGGCAAGGAACGTATATCCTCGGGACCATCGGGGGGATCCGGGCCATCAATCAGCATATCAGCATTGAAGAAGTGAAAAGGGGCTTTAGAGAACAACTATACTGCTTGCTCCTTGAAGGGGTTGATGGGATCCTCCTCGAAACCTATTACGACTTTGAAGAGCTCAAAACTGTTTTGCAAATCGTGAAGAAAGAAACCAATCTGCCGGTCATCGCACAGGTATCCATGCATGAAACCGGAGTATTGCAAAACGGGATGGATATAAAGGACGCCCTTGGGGAATTGGAACTCCTCGGTGCCGATATTGTCGGAATCAACTGCCGGATGGGTCCTTTCCATATGGTAAAGTCCCTGGAGGGAGTTCCTTTGCCCAAGTCGTCCTTTTTGTCGGTCTATCCGAACGCAAGTCTTCCAAACTATGAGGAAGGTCGTTTTTACTATGCGGCAGAGCCTGACTACTTTGGAGACATAAGCAATGAATTGCGCCTCCAGGGTGCCAGAATCATCGGGGGCTGTTGCGGAACGACACCCGCCCATATAAAAGCCGTAAAGGAACGGTTGATATCAAGAGAACCGATAAAAGAAAAAAAGGTGATAACGCAAGAGCTGATTAAGCTCAAAGATCCCCATATTCAAAAAAACCTCCTCCATAGAAAGGTAAAGGAGAAAAAAACGCTCATTGTTGAACTGGATCCCCCGAAGCATCTCGACACCGGATTGTTCTTCCAAGGAGCAAAAGCGTTAAAAGAAGAGGGAATCGATGCGATAACCCTTGCGGATAATCCACTTGCTTCCCCCAGGGTCAGCAATGATGCAATGGGAACCCTTGTCCAACAAAAATTTGGCCTTGATCCCCTTGTGCATATCACTTGCCGTGACCGTAATCTCATCGGCCTGCAATCCCACTTAATGGGCCTGCATACCCTTGGTATTCATAATATTCTGGCGATAACGGGCGATCCCGCAAAGATTGGTGATTTTCCAGGTGCTGCCTCGGTATACGATCTTTCCTCGATCGAACTGATCGAGCTCATCAAGCAAAATAATGACGGATTATCTTTTTCTGGTAAATCGCTGAGACAACGGACGAATTTTTCTGTCGGTGCAGCCTTCAATCCTAACTTCAGGCATTTGGATGCTTCCGTAAAGCGTCTCGAGAAAAAACAGCACGCCGGAGCGGACTATTTCATTTCACAACCGGTTTTCAGTTGTGAACACCTCGTACAAATTGCAGAAGCGACCAGTCATTTACAAGCGCCATTATTCATCGGAATCATGCCATTAATCAGTTCGCGCAATGCCGAATTCCTTCATCATGAGGTCCCGGGGATCAAGGTGCCGGATGAAGCACGGAAATTGATGAAAGAAGCAGAGGGGGATCCGCTACAATCCAGGGCGGTGGGCATGGAAATTGCGAAGGAATTAGTGGAAACGGCAATGGAACTGTTCAACGGTTTGTACATCATCACTCCGTTCATGCGCTATGATATGAGCATTGAGTTGATCAGGCATGCCAATTTGATTGAAAAGGAAAAGAGGGAAGTACCATATGACCACAACATTGTTTGA